From the Maioricimonas rarisocia genome, one window contains:
- a CDS encoding PEP-CTERM sorting domain-containing protein, producing MRSLLRCTMALGVVVAMTAPAHALTFDQNVTPDILFGTAVDNGSFTVDQQGGLELGLRAKLRFDDTNQAQNIFNSNGDGTYSFVAGLPPTGFSWEPGSTSTAVWSFEWSINTDFDGSSGLNLDAYDYELAIDFDPSAGTNFMTFDPIHSVNPETGTVQWDHAIGDNSTPNGGGASISNGTSNVAGYNAAITSNNVGQNSWNMEFFDDAGGGFPFNGNARGIYEFVLTAFDKGTTNVAGSTSITVYSTPEPSSMALLGLGIVGLAGARRRQRRRDAAAASDTAAEA from the coding sequence ATGAGATCACTGCTGAGATGCACCATGGCCCTGGGAGTCGTCGTTGCGATGACGGCCCCCGCACACGCACTGACGTTCGATCAGAACGTCACTCCGGACATCCTGTTCGGCACTGCTGTCGACAATGGCAGCTTTACCGTTGACCAGCAGGGCGGACTGGAACTCGGCCTGCGGGCCAAGCTGCGGTTCGATGACACCAATCAGGCACAGAACATCTTCAACAGCAACGGCGACGGAACGTACTCGTTCGTCGCGGGCCTGCCTCCAACCGGCTTCAGCTGGGAGCCCGGCTCGACCAGCACGGCGGTCTGGAGCTTCGAGTGGTCGATCAACACCGACTTCGACGGGTCGTCGGGATTGAACCTCGATGCCTACGACTACGAGCTGGCCATCGACTTCGATCCGTCGGCCGGCACAAACTTCATGACGTTCGACCCGATCCATTCCGTGAATCCCGAAACAGGCACCGTTCAGTGGGACCACGCGATCGGCGACAACAGTACGCCGAACGGAGGCGGTGCCTCGATCTCGAACGGTACCTCGAACGTCGCCGGTTACAACGCGGCGATCACCAGCAACAACGTCGGGCAGAACTCCTGGAACATGGAGTTCTTTGACGATGCCGGCGGCGGCTTTCCGTTCAATGGGAATGCGCGGGGCATCTACGAATTCGTCCTGACAGCGTTCGACAAGGGAACGACGAACGTTGCCGGTTCGACCAGCATCACGGTCTATTCGACCCCCGAACCGTCCAGCATGGCTCTGCTGGGTCTGGGCATCGTCGGACTGGCCGGCGCTCGCCGGCGCCAGCGTCGCCGCGACGCTGCTGCGGCAAGCGACACAGCCGCTGAAGCCTGA
- a CDS encoding right-handed parallel beta-helix repeat-containing protein, whose amino-acid sequence MLCRNLVSVAGLAALSIASTMPRAVAAETLEVLADGSGDYATIQDAIDAAGPGTVIRIGPGEFREVLTISKPVTLEGAGWDRTRIVSVADENLELTPDVMHALGRILREVDAQTQAKVREAVIKVYGARPTIRVSEARDVTLRGLGILRSEEVRKGGFTGDAAVDVEDSSVVVEDCAILESPGTGLAARGESHLAVRHSLITNAWGKGGAITVAETGSFDISESEIRNNRYSGISITSTSPDIRIRRCRIHGTGWHGIRYDSSRPLIEGNVFSTTAVSGIYASGTTAAVIRNNLFHHSGISCWFQNGDTIEANTFVGDRHAEPKSGITQGLQVLGASNPTVRHNIFITCENGVYVGDIGGDRPHSKSSGAVNLVGNVFQDNERNFARSDPDGEGYASVPLPQGNREQQPSFIDAANDDFRLNDDAPLAAAGIGARNFAGTASAWPQQPEEVRTIAAVNERLGREPAVDQ is encoded by the coding sequence ATGTTGTGCCGCAACCTGGTATCGGTGGCTGGACTTGCTGCACTCTCAATCGCGTCGACAATGCCGCGAGCTGTGGCTGCGGAGACGCTGGAAGTTCTCGCCGATGGCAGCGGTGATTACGCGACGATCCAGGACGCGATCGACGCGGCCGGACCGGGGACGGTCATCCGCATCGGGCCCGGCGAGTTTCGTGAGGTGCTGACGATCTCGAAGCCGGTTACGCTCGAGGGAGCCGGGTGGGACAGGACGCGGATCGTTTCTGTTGCCGACGAGAATCTCGAGCTGACACCCGATGTCATGCACGCACTCGGCCGCATCCTCCGGGAAGTCGACGCCCAGACGCAGGCGAAAGTGCGTGAAGCGGTCATTAAAGTCTATGGAGCCAGGCCGACGATCCGGGTCAGCGAGGCCCGCGATGTCACGCTCCGCGGCTTGGGAATCCTGCGATCGGAGGAAGTGCGCAAGGGGGGATTCACGGGCGATGCTGCGGTCGACGTCGAGGATTCGAGTGTTGTCGTGGAAGACTGCGCGATCCTTGAATCACCCGGGACCGGGCTGGCCGCGCGAGGTGAAAGTCACCTGGCCGTCCGCCACTCCCTGATCACCAACGCCTGGGGAAAAGGGGGGGCGATTACTGTCGCGGAGACGGGATCGTTCGACATCAGCGAGTCAGAGATCCGCAACAATCGCTATTCGGGCATTTCGATCACAAGTACCAGTCCGGACATCCGCATCCGGCGGTGTCGGATTCATGGAACCGGCTGGCACGGCATCCGCTACGACTCGAGCCGCCCGCTGATTGAAGGGAATGTTTTCAGCACCACGGCCGTATCCGGCATCTACGCGAGCGGGACGACGGCCGCGGTCATCCGGAACAACCTGTTCCATCACAGCGGGATTTCGTGCTGGTTTCAGAACGGCGATACGATCGAGGCGAATACATTCGTTGGCGATCGACATGCAGAACCGAAGAGCGGCATCACTCAGGGGCTGCAGGTGCTCGGCGCGTCGAACCCGACGGTCCGTCACAACATCTTCATCACCTGCGAAAACGGGGTGTACGTCGGCGACATCGGCGGAGATCGTCCCCACAGCAAATCCTCCGGGGCGGTCAATCTGGTGGGGAACGTCTTCCAGGACAACGAACGGAACTTCGCCCGGTCCGACCCCGACGGTGAGGGCTACGCGAGTGTGCCGCTTCCGCAAGGAAACCGCGAGCAGCAACCATCGTTCATCGATGCTGCGAACGACGACTTCCGTTTGAACGATGATGCGCCACTCGCTGCAGCCGGGATCGGTGCACGCAACTTTGCCGGCACGGCATCGGCCTGGCCTCAGCAGCCGGAAGAGGTCCGCACCATCGCCGCCGTCAACGAACGCCTGGGGCGTGAGCCAGCAGTCGACCAGTGA
- a CDS encoding outer membrane protein assembly factor BamB family protein gives MTSTLRTLLALVMVATATQATADHWPQFRGSRFDGVVSSACPVHWDASRNVRWKVPIAGEGWSCPVVWGDQVFLTAAVRTDKGADGSSRPEPYRGGGGRRRTDLTEATYRWEVICLDAATGKLNWRQTPRSGSPPIPRHSSNSYATETPVTDGDRVYAYFGMTGLYCYDMTGELQWQKDLGTYRMRAGWGTSSSPVLFEGKLFLQVDNEEQSFLVALDAETGEELWRADRPEPSQYSSPIIWQNSQRSEVIAGGQICRSYDPTTGKQLWQLDMSKGRSSATPLAVGDRLYIGTELRNRGGSDDGGGFLFAVTPGGTGDITPAERASAGEFVEWRIEKSGIQMASPVLCDGHLYLLERRSSILHCVNAATGETAYRKRIPGARAFWASPWTCDGKVYCLADSGTTFVLKGGPEFEILAENVIEEQCWSTPAIVDGTIYLRTVDHLYCIADGSN, from the coding sequence ATGACGTCGACTCTCCGAACCCTCCTCGCGCTGGTGATGGTCGCCACCGCAACACAGGCGACTGCTGATCACTGGCCCCAGTTCCGCGGCAGCCGTTTCGATGGTGTCGTCAGTTCCGCCTGCCCCGTCCACTGGGATGCGTCGCGCAACGTTCGATGGAAAGTGCCGATCGCCGGCGAAGGTTGGTCCTGCCCGGTCGTCTGGGGCGATCAGGTGTTTCTGACGGCTGCCGTCCGGACCGACAAAGGGGCCGACGGATCGTCCCGCCCCGAACCGTATCGCGGAGGGGGCGGCCGCCGTCGCACCGATCTGACCGAAGCGACCTACCGCTGGGAAGTGATCTGTCTCGACGCCGCCACCGGCAAGCTCAACTGGCGACAGACACCACGAAGCGGATCGCCACCGATTCCCCGCCACAGCTCCAACAGCTACGCGACCGAAACACCGGTCACCGACGGTGATCGGGTCTATGCCTACTTCGGGATGACCGGTCTGTACTGCTACGACATGACGGGCGAACTGCAGTGGCAGAAGGATCTGGGCACCTACCGAATGCGGGCCGGCTGGGGTACGTCCAGTTCGCCGGTCCTGTTCGAGGGAAAGCTGTTTCTGCAGGTGGACAACGAGGAGCAATCGTTTCTCGTCGCCCTCGATGCCGAGACGGGAGAAGAACTCTGGCGAGCCGACCGCCCCGAACCCTCGCAGTACAGCAGCCCCATCATCTGGCAGAACAGCCAGCGGAGCGAAGTGATCGCCGGCGGACAGATCTGCCGCTCCTACGATCCGACGACCGGCAAGCAACTGTGGCAGCTCGATATGAGCAAGGGACGCAGTTCCGCGACGCCGCTTGCTGTCGGCGACCGTCTGTACATCGGCACCGAACTGCGGAACCGGGGCGGATCGGATGACGGCGGCGGCTTTCTGTTCGCAGTCACACCGGGTGGCACCGGCGACATCACGCCTGCGGAGCGAGCATCGGCGGGCGAGTTCGTGGAGTGGCGGATCGAGAAGTCCGGCATCCAGATGGCCTCCCCCGTGCTGTGTGACGGTCATCTCTATCTGCTGGAGCGTCGCAGCAGCATCCTGCACTGCGTGAATGCCGCAACTGGCGAAACCGCTTATCGCAAACGCATCCCCGGTGCACGTGCCTTCTGGGCTTCGCCGTGGACCTGCGACGGCAAGGTCTACTGCCTGGCCGACAGCGGAACGACGTTTGTCCTCAAGGGAGGACCGGAATTCGAGATCCTCGCCGAGAACGTCATTGAGGAGCAGTGCTGGTCCACACCGGCGATCGTCGACGGGACGATCTACCTGCGGACGGTGGACCACCTGTACTGCATCGCAGATGGCTCGAACTGA
- a CDS encoding calcium/sodium antiporter has product MLVASFLGGIVLLTIGAELLVRSASRLAATAGISPLVIGLTVVAYGTSAPEFVVSLSSTLSGRPDVALGNVVGSNIFNVLFILGVSALIIPLRVSQQLVRLDVPLMAGLSILVLLMALDGRVGRIDGLFLTAGMIAYTVWAIRSSRKEQTAIREDYEAEFGVPDQPTTPGAIALNSLLLAAGLALLVLGSKWFVGAAVVIARQFGVSELVIGLTIVAAGTSLPEVATSIMAAVRGERDIAVGNVVGSNLFNLMGVLGVSSLISVKGVIVPASALSLDLPVMVAAAIATLPIFLTGHLIARWEGWLLLGYYVAYTAYIVVMATIPELSRSFAITMIGFVIPLTVITLAVSVIRARRETGSDEPTS; this is encoded by the coding sequence TTGCTCGTCGCATCATTCCTCGGCGGAATCGTACTCCTGACGATCGGTGCCGAACTGCTCGTCCGCAGTGCCTCACGCCTGGCCGCGACAGCCGGGATCTCGCCGCTCGTCATTGGACTGACCGTCGTGGCGTACGGCACCAGCGCTCCCGAGTTTGTCGTCAGCCTCAGCTCGACTCTTTCCGGCAGGCCGGATGTCGCTCTTGGAAACGTTGTCGGCAGCAACATATTCAATGTGCTGTTCATCCTGGGCGTGTCGGCCTTGATCATCCCGCTGCGGGTCTCCCAGCAGCTCGTTCGCCTCGATGTCCCGTTGATGGCCGGGCTCTCGATCCTGGTCCTGCTGATGGCTCTCGACGGCCGGGTTGGTCGTATCGATGGCCTCTTCCTGACGGCTGGAATGATTGCCTACACCGTCTGGGCCATACGCAGCAGCCGGAAGGAACAAACTGCCATCCGCGAAGACTACGAGGCGGAATTCGGCGTGCCGGACCAACCGACCACCCCGGGGGCGATTGCTCTGAACAGCCTGCTGCTCGCTGCCGGTCTGGCGCTGCTCGTGCTCGGCTCGAAGTGGTTCGTCGGGGCGGCGGTCGTCATTGCCCGGCAGTTCGGCGTGTCGGAGCTGGTGATCGGCCTGACGATCGTCGCGGCGGGAACATCGCTGCCGGAGGTCGCGACCTCGATCATGGCGGCGGTGCGTGGCGAGCGAGACATTGCCGTGGGCAACGTGGTGGGGAGCAACCTGTTCAACCTGATGGGTGTGCTCGGCGTTTCCAGTCTGATTTCCGTCAAGGGGGTGATCGTGCCGGCCAGCGCTCTTTCCCTCGACCTGCCGGTGATGGTCGCCGCAGCCATCGCAACGCTACCGATCTTCCTGACCGGGCATCTGATTGCCCGCTGGGAAGGGTGGCTGCTGCTGGGATACTACGTCGCGTACACGGCCTACATCGTCGTCATGGCGACAATCCCGGAACTCAGCCGGTCCTTCGCGATCACCATGATCGGTTTCGTGATTCCGCTGACGGTGATCACGCTGGCCGTCAGCGTCATTCGCGCGCGACGCGAAACCGGTTCGGATGAGCCCACCTCCTGA
- a CDS encoding mandelate racemase/muconate lactonizing enzyme family protein, with the protein MNRMNRRQFNTAVLGVVATAASSSLRADENEALAEHRIADISFRRIDLTWPRRVGRNAVKGVHGDGPRSEVCILKTDLGATGWGMIRGGRKSVTDLSDRIMGQPISTLLDPGRGITAAHLMPLDFALHDLAGVILETPVWRMVADSDRDEPHVVPIYSGMIYFDDLDPPEAPAGIDKLIEECRWDYDYGYRQFKMKIGRGHKWMKPASAGLERDVQAVRTIAKEFPDCDILVDANNGYTIDDCLAFLEGVKGIPLFWIEEPFHENVADYRRLHTWAEENGFERTYLADGEARPDSPVLEQLQREGLLDVRLEDIAGLGFTPWRQLMATLKQQNILASPHTWGSGLKTIYTAHLVGGMGNAPTIEGVTCSHADVDFGDNVIRDGKLQVSSAPGFGLTLKD; encoded by the coding sequence ATGAACCGAATGAATCGACGCCAGTTCAACACGGCCGTCCTGGGAGTTGTGGCGACGGCCGCATCGTCGTCCCTGAGGGCAGACGAGAACGAAGCACTCGCAGAACATCGCATTGCCGACATCAGCTTCCGCCGTATCGATCTGACGTGGCCGCGGCGCGTCGGCCGCAATGCCGTTAAGGGCGTGCATGGCGACGGCCCCAGGTCGGAGGTCTGCATTCTGAAGACCGATCTCGGTGCCACCGGCTGGGGAATGATCCGCGGCGGCAGAAAGTCGGTCACCGACCTCTCCGACCGGATCATGGGTCAACCGATCTCCACTTTGCTCGATCCCGGCCGTGGGATCACCGCTGCGCACCTCATGCCGCTCGACTTCGCGCTGCATGACCTGGCCGGCGTGATCCTTGAAACACCCGTCTGGAGAATGGTCGCCGACAGCGACCGCGACGAGCCGCATGTGGTGCCGATCTATTCCGGCATGATCTACTTCGACGATCTCGATCCGCCCGAGGCGCCCGCTGGCATCGACAAGCTGATCGAAGAGTGTCGCTGGGACTACGACTACGGCTACCGGCAGTTCAAGATGAAGATCGGCCGTGGCCACAAGTGGATGAAGCCCGCCTCGGCCGGTCTGGAGCGGGACGTGCAGGCGGTCCGCACGATCGCGAAGGAGTTCCCCGATTGCGACATCCTCGTCGATGCCAACAATGGCTACACGATCGACGACTGTCTGGCATTCCTTGAAGGAGTGAAGGGAATCCCGCTGTTCTGGATCGAGGAACCGTTCCACGAGAACGTTGCCGATTATCGCCGGCTGCACACCTGGGCCGAGGAGAACGGCTTCGAAAGGACGTATCTGGCGGACGGCGAAGCCCGCCCGGATTCGCCGGTGCTCGAGCAACTGCAGCGGGAGGGACTGCTGGACGTTCGGCTGGAAGACATCGCCGGCCTCGGCTTCACGCCGTGGCGGCAACTGATGGCCACACTGAAGCAGCAGAACATTCTCGCCTCGCCCCACACGTGGGGCAGCGGACTGAAGACAATCTACACCGCGCATCTCGTCGGCGGCATGGGGAACGCTCCCACGATCGAAGGGGTCACGTGCAGTCATGCCGACGTCGACTTCGGCGACAACGTCATCCGCGACGGCAAGCTGCAGGTGTCGTCGGCGCCTGGTTTCGGCCTGACCCTGAAGGACTGA
- a CDS encoding DUF502 domain-containing protein has protein sequence MKQKVTESIGFLKTTAIGGLIFLLPLVVIGALLGYLYSIVLVVYEPLKEWIPVGSTSGLAILFLMAVGIVVALCFMCGLAARRAIGRRFSRLVEKNLVMLFPKYAIYKDIVAGNIGGEAARPTLFPVTVQFDDVIRIGYRAGRTDAGLVIVYLPGAPDPWIGSVVLVEESRVQSLPVDFNNTAAICERLGRDSEALLAGVTWTRGT, from the coding sequence ATGAAGCAGAAGGTGACGGAGTCGATCGGATTCCTGAAGACGACAGCCATCGGCGGGCTGATCTTTCTGCTGCCGCTGGTCGTCATCGGTGCGCTGCTGGGCTACCTCTACAGCATCGTGCTCGTTGTCTACGAGCCGTTGAAAGAATGGATCCCGGTCGGCTCGACCAGCGGGCTGGCGATCCTGTTCCTGATGGCGGTCGGGATCGTCGTCGCCCTCTGCTTCATGTGCGGACTGGCGGCACGGCGGGCGATCGGCCGCCGGTTCTCCCGGCTGGTCGAGAAGAACCTGGTGATGCTGTTTCCCAAGTACGCGATCTACAAGGACATTGTCGCGGGGAACATCGGTGGCGAAGCGGCGCGGCCGACACTGTTTCCCGTGACCGTGCAGTTCGATGACGTGATCCGCATCGGCTACAGGGCGGGCCGGACGGACGCGGGGCTGGTCATCGTCTACCTCCCCGGTGCTCCGGACCCCTGGATCGGCTCGGTCGTGCTGGTCGAAGAATCACGCGTGCAGTCGCTGCCGGTCGACTTCAATAACACGGCAGCGATCTGTGAGCGTCTGGGCCGTGACTCGGAGGCGCTGCTCGCGGGGGTGACGTGGACGCGAGGGACGTGA
- a CDS encoding enolase C-terminal domain-like protein: protein MKITGIETLVCHARMRNWVFVKVLTDQPGLFGWGEATLEWHTRSIVGAVEDLAELVVGEDPTRVEHLWQMMWRQHFWHGSGVVRSTAIAGIDLALWDIVGKLHGVPCHKLWGGPVRDSIRLYCHLGGGNLESFYETPVDNARQFADLAREAVAEGFTAFKSMAVPPTMPVEGLKPVKAAEACVAAMREAVGDDIDIMVDCHARPSPAMGMKFAKAVDPYGLYFFEEPCWPENLEGLAAINAAVTTPIATGERLTHLAAFRDLFAVRGCEICQLDLTHCGGFTEARRIAALCDAHRIALAPHNPQGPVSTAASLEFGFSQPSYIICESVHNDVPWRQDVVDEGFTIDPATRTVTPSERPGLGISINEEEVRKHPFEQEVAQRVFYRDGAAGDW from the coding sequence ATGAAGATCACTGGCATCGAGACACTTGTCTGCCACGCACGGATGCGGAACTGGGTGTTCGTCAAGGTTCTTACCGATCAGCCCGGCCTGTTCGGATGGGGCGAAGCGACGCTCGAATGGCACACCCGCAGCATCGTCGGTGCCGTCGAGGACCTGGCCGAACTGGTCGTCGGCGAAGATCCGACGCGGGTCGAACACCTCTGGCAGATGATGTGGCGGCAGCACTTCTGGCATGGCAGCGGCGTTGTTCGCTCGACGGCCATTGCCGGCATCGACCTGGCCTTGTGGGACATCGTCGGCAAGCTGCATGGCGTCCCCTGTCACAAGCTGTGGGGCGGGCCGGTTCGCGATTCGATCCGACTGTACTGTCACCTCGGCGGCGGCAACCTCGAAAGCTTCTACGAGACGCCGGTCGACAATGCCCGGCAGTTCGCCGACCTGGCCCGCGAGGCCGTCGCGGAAGGTTTCACTGCGTTCAAGTCGATGGCGGTCCCTCCCACCATGCCGGTCGAGGGACTCAAACCGGTCAAGGCGGCCGAGGCGTGCGTGGCCGCGATGCGCGAAGCGGTCGGAGACGACATCGACATCATGGTCGACTGTCACGCCCGCCCCTCTCCGGCAATGGGAATGAAGTTCGCGAAGGCGGTCGACCCGTATGGCCTGTATTTCTTCGAAGAGCCCTGCTGGCCGGAGAACCTCGAAGGTCTGGCCGCCATCAATGCCGCGGTCACGACGCCGATCGCGACGGGGGAACGGCTGACGCATCTGGCCGCGTTTCGCGATCTGTTTGCCGTGCGGGGATGCGAAATCTGCCAGCTTGATCTGACGCATTGCGGCGGCTTCACCGAGGCCCGCCGGATCGCCGCGCTGTGTGATGCTCATCGAATCGCACTGGCACCGCACAATCCTCAGGGGCCGGTCAGCACAGCCGCGTCGCTCGAGTTCGGGTTCTCGCAGCCGAGCTACATCATCTGCGAATCGGTGCACAACGATGTGCCGTGGCGTCAGGACGTGGTGGACGAAGGCTTCACGATCGACCCCGCGACGCGGACGGTCACGCCGAGCGAACGGCCGGGGCTGGGGATCTCGATTAACGAAGAAGAAGTCCGCAAACATCCCTTCGAGCAGGAAGTTGCCCAGCGCGTGTTCTACCGCGACGGGGCGGCAGGAGACTGGTGA
- a CDS encoding alkaline ceramidase, which produces MTDSTACGYRQPSFRGRIGIARTDITPPVGIYSRNWGAAAHDVADSIHRPLTLTALALSTGEGASPLVLVDADLGWWRGLEVFRLFQTRLLEALELEAGQLIFALSHTHAGPPLMDADESLAGCDILKTWMERLPEAVIRTVREALDSPFEGILDWTTGRCGLATVRDFPDPDPEADRVLCGYSPDGDPDDTLLVGRISDEEGNVRGTLVNYACHPTTLAWDNTSISPDYIGAMRQTMQDVTGAPALFLLGACGDLAPRYQYVGDTEVADRHGRQLAFAALGALNDMEPPGTQLEFDGPVESGAPLAVWKHRPATLSQQLRGQQTTVELKLKDWPSANELEKQRQACTDRALEERLRRRRNIRRGLGDSETFALPVYAWRIGDAVLVGCCCEPYSLLQQELRRRFPKRTILVMNLINGTIGYLPPAELYDTDVYPVWQTPFDRGGLEATIEGMTRAIQDVLTD; this is translated from the coding sequence GTGACAGACTCAACCGCGTGCGGATACCGCCAGCCGTCGTTTCGCGGGCGAATCGGCATTGCCCGCACCGACATCACGCCGCCGGTCGGGATCTATTCCCGCAACTGGGGTGCGGCTGCCCATGACGTGGCAGACTCGATCCACCGACCGCTGACGCTGACCGCCCTGGCGCTTTCGACGGGGGAGGGGGCATCGCCGCTGGTGCTGGTCGATGCAGACCTCGGCTGGTGGCGGGGCCTGGAGGTGTTTCGTCTTTTCCAGACGCGGTTGCTGGAAGCACTGGAACTCGAGGCCGGGCAACTCATCTTTGCGCTCAGCCATACGCATGCCGGGCCGCCGTTGATGGATGCCGATGAGTCACTCGCCGGCTGCGACATCCTGAAGACCTGGATGGAGCGGCTGCCGGAGGCGGTGATCCGCACGGTCCGTGAAGCACTCGACTCACCGTTTGAAGGCATTCTCGACTGGACGACCGGTCGGTGCGGACTGGCGACCGTCCGCGATTTTCCTGACCCCGACCCGGAGGCGGACCGCGTTCTGTGTGGCTACTCACCCGACGGCGATCCGGACGACACGCTGCTCGTCGGCCGGATCAGTGATGAGGAGGGGAACGTTCGCGGCACGCTCGTCAATTACGCCTGTCATCCGACGACACTCGCCTGGGATAACACGTCCATCTCGCCCGACTACATTGGAGCGATGCGGCAGACGATGCAGGATGTCACCGGAGCACCCGCACTGTTTCTGCTGGGAGCCTGCGGCGACCTGGCCCCGCGATATCAGTACGTGGGTGACACCGAGGTGGCGGACCGGCATGGTCGTCAGCTCGCCTTCGCGGCGCTGGGAGCACTCAACGACATGGAGCCGCCCGGCACGCAGCTCGAGTTCGATGGTCCGGTCGAATCGGGGGCGCCGCTTGCCGTGTGGAAGCATCGACCCGCAACGCTCTCACAGCAGCTGCGCGGACAGCAGACGACGGTCGAACTGAAGCTGAAAGACTGGCCGTCGGCCAACGAACTCGAAAAGCAGCGGCAGGCCTGTACTGACCGGGCGCTCGAAGAACGGCTGCGGCGGCGACGCAACATCCGCAGGGGCCTGGGGGACAGCGAGACGTTCGCGTTGCCGGTGTACGCCTGGCGGATCGGCGATGCTGTCCTCGTCGGCTGCTGCTGTGAACCGTACTCGCTGCTTCAGCAGGAACTGCGCCGACGGTTTCCAAAGCGGACAATTCTGGTGATGAACCTGATCAACGGCACGATTGGCTACCTCCCGCCGGCCGAACTCTATGACACCGACGTCTATCCGGTCTGGCAGACGCCGTTCGACCGGGGGGGACTGGAAGCGACCATCGAAGGCATGACGCGAGCAATTCAAGATGTCCTCACCGACTGA
- a CDS encoding dihydrodipicolinate synthase family protein, giving the protein MSSPTDQPLHGVLPVLHTPLTDDHAIDGPTLRREIDWAFELEADGVVVAMVSEILRLGHTGRKELAGLVCEAVGDRGYSVISVGAESTAEAIDFARHAEEIGASAVMAIPPVATALGGDATCKYFAAIARSISIPLVVQDASSYVGAAIDLSVYNRLLDEFGPEQILFKPESSPLGPNLSKLRDATGGTARIFEGSGGINLVDCYRRGIVGTMPGTDLLDGIVALWQALEAGDDERTYALSLPICALVALQLQAGLDGFLAIEKYLLHKRGLFPNTHRIEPVGWTLDAETQAEVDRLFARLQAAL; this is encoded by the coding sequence ATGTCCTCACCGACTGACCAGCCGCTTCATGGCGTGCTGCCGGTTCTGCACACGCCGCTGACCGACGACCACGCGATCGACGGGCCGACACTCCGCCGCGAGATCGACTGGGCCTTCGAGTTAGAAGCGGACGGCGTCGTCGTCGCCATGGTGAGCGAGATCCTGCGACTCGGTCACACCGGGCGGAAGGAGCTGGCGGGGCTCGTTTGCGAGGCAGTCGGGGATCGCGGCTACTCGGTCATCAGCGTCGGGGCGGAGAGCACGGCCGAGGCGATCGACTTCGCCCGACATGCCGAGGAAATTGGCGCATCCGCCGTGATGGCGATTCCACCTGTCGCGACCGCTTTGGGAGGAGACGCGACGTGCAAGTACTTCGCCGCCATCGCCCGCAGCATCTCGATTCCACTCGTCGTGCAGGATGCGTCGAGTTACGTAGGCGCGGCAATTGACCTGTCGGTGTACAACCGGCTGCTCGATGAGTTCGGTCCCGAGCAGATTCTGTTCAAGCCGGAATCGAGCCCGCTGGGCCCCAACCTGTCGAAGCTCCGCGATGCCACCGGCGGGACGGCACGGATCTTCGAAGGTTCCGGTGGAATCAACCTGGTCGACTGCTACCGCCGGGGGATCGTGGGGACGATGCCGGGCACCGATCTGCTGGACGGCATCGTTGCTCTCTGGCAGGCCCTCGAAGCGGGCGACGACGAACGGACCTATGCGCTCTCGCTCCCCATCTGTGCACTGGTCGCGCTGCAGCTTCAGGCGGGGCTGGACGGGTTCCTCGCGATCGAAAAGTACCTGCTTCACAAGCGGGGACTGTTCCCCAACACGCACCGAATCGAACCGGTCGGCTGGACTCTCGATGCCGAGACGCAGGCAGAGGTCGACCGACTGTTCGCCCGACTCCAGGCGGCCCTCTGA